One segment of Procambarus clarkii isolate CNS0578487 chromosome 1, FALCON_Pclarkii_2.0, whole genome shotgun sequence DNA contains the following:
- the LOC123752033 gene encoding uncharacterized protein, which produces MASALRGALKCEGASVSSLKTSRLIRPADSHDQQTHKTSRLTRPADSHDQQTHKTSRLTRPADSQDQQTHKTSRLTRPADSQDQQTHKTSRLTRPADSQDQQTHTTSRLTRPADSQDQQTHKTSRLTRPADSQDQQTHKTSRLTRPADSQDQQTHKTSRLTRPADSQDQQTHKTSRLTRPADSQDQQTHKTSRLTRPADSQDQQTHKTSRLTRPTDSQDQQTHHLANGSSRHQPPGQW; this is translated from the coding sequence ACCAGCAGACTCATAAGACCAGCAGACTCACACGACCAGCAGACTCATAAGACCAGCAGACTCACAAGACCAGCAGACTCACACGACCAGCAGACTCACAAGACCAGCAGACTCACACGACCAGCAGACTCACAAGACCAGCAGACTCACAAGACCAGCAGACTCACAAGACCAGCAGACTCACAAGACCAGCAGACTCATAAGACCAGCAGACTCACAAGACCAGCAGACTCACAAGACCAGCAGACTCACACGACCAGCAGACTCACAAGACCAGCAGACTCACAAGACCAGCAGACTCACAAGACCAGCAGACTCACAAGACCAGCAGACTCACAAGACCAGCAGACTCACAAGACCAGCAGACTCACAAGACCAGCAGACTCACAAGACCAGCAGACTCACAAGACTAGCAGACTCACAAGACCAGCAGACTCACAAGACCAGCAGACTCACAAGACCAGCAGACTCACAAGACCAGCAGACTCCCAAGACCAGCAGACTCACAAGACCAGCAGACTCACAAGACCAGCAGACTCACAAGACCAGCAGACTCACAAGACTAgcagactcacaagaccaacagactcacAAGACCAGCAGACTCACCACCTGGCCAATGGTAGCTCCCGTCACCAACCACCTGGCCAATGGTAG